The Carnobacterium mobile DSM 4848 genome includes a window with the following:
- a CDS encoding conjugal transfer protein: protein MKIHIERKPKKAKQQKIKKPKTMHIGTHKKSVLALWVLLLLSLAFGIYKNFPAVDQHTIHENKTIEPLIVDTHAIESFTINFIQDFYSWENKKEVIEGRSEAIKHYLTPTLQELNMDTIRSDIPTSSKVMDSQIWEIEPIDKQNYAVIYTVTQDIIEEKESKVFSSNYRLVIYQDDHKNLVITQNPTIWTIPEKSDYEPTPISSDSSVDSDTEKEILEFLETFFKLYPTASESELTYYVKENVLPVIGKNYQFSEVVDPIIQKNGHQYQVSLVVKYLNDGSKSVIVSQYDLILEKQKNWEIININNK, encoded by the coding sequence ATGAAAATCCATATCGAACGAAAACCCAAAAAAGCAAAACAACAGAAAATAAAGAAGCCTAAAACGATGCACATTGGAACCCATAAAAAAAGTGTTCTGGCTTTATGGGTCCTTCTGCTTTTGAGTTTGGCTTTTGGTATCTATAAAAATTTTCCTGCCGTTGATCAGCATACGATTCATGAAAATAAAACCATTGAACCCCTGATCGTAGACACTCATGCCATTGAAAGTTTTACTATAAATTTTATTCAAGATTTCTATTCATGGGAAAACAAAAAAGAAGTAATCGAAGGACGTTCTGAAGCAATCAAACACTACCTCACCCCTACTTTGCAAGAATTGAATATGGATACTATTCGTTCCGATATTCCGACAAGTTCAAAAGTGATGGACTCTCAAATTTGGGAAATTGAACCAATAGATAAACAAAATTATGCGGTTATTTATACCGTTACACAAGATATAATCGAAGAAAAAGAATCCAAAGTTTTTTCCTCAAATTATCGTCTAGTCATCTATCAAGATGATCACAAAAATCTAGTGATTACTCAAAACCCCACCATTTGGACAATTCCAGAAAAATCTGATTATGAACCTACTCCTATCTCATCTGATTCTTCCGTAGATTCTGATACAGAGAAGGAGATTCTAGAATTCTTAGAAACCTTCTTCAAACTCTATCCTACGGCGTCAGAAAGTGAATTGACTTATTATGTAAAAGAAAACGTACTACCGGTGATTGGCAAAAACTATCAGTTCTCTGAAGTTGTAGATCCTATCATACAAAAAAATGGTCATCAATATCAAGTCAGCTTAGTAGTAAAATATTTAAATGATGGTTCAAAAAGTGTAATTGTTTCTCAATATGACTTGATTCTTGAAAAACAAAAAAATTGGGAAATTATTAATATAAATAACAAATAG
- a CDS encoding ATP-binding protein, producing the protein MKKNLDYINFREFDTNMVCVKSQLFSTTITLPLIKCNIRLPNLLTELALAKAQGTHKKTLKNYQNCELLIIDEWLLIPADTITQQDILEVLERRYRTHATISCSQFTKEGWHKRLGGGALTDAIMDQP; encoded by the coding sequence GTGAAGAAAAACCTCGACTATATAAACTTCCGAGAGTTCGATACGAATATGGTTTGTGTAAAATCGCAACTGTTCAGTACAACTATCACATTGCCGTTGATAAAATGTAATATCCGTTTGCCAAATTTATTAACTGAATTAGCACTCGCAAAAGCGCAAGGTACGCACAAGAAAACACTCAAAAATTATCAGAATTGCGAATTACTAATCATCGATGAATGGTTACTCATCCCGGCGGATACCATTACGCAACAAGATATTTTAGAAGTTTTAGAAAGACGATATCGGACACACGCCACCATCTCCTGTTCTCAATTTACTAAAGAAGGCTGGCATAAACGCCTTGGTGGTGGAGCGCTTACAGATGCGATTATGGATCAACCTTGA
- a CDS encoding DDE-type integrase/transposase/recombinase has product MKWTGQTMTIIDPDTNEPRKAYLFVATLPYSQYSYVEVTSDMKQENWITAHVNMFHFFGGVTPLVICDNLKIGVINHPRNGEVVLNTQCRELSDYYNTAILPA; this is encoded by the coding sequence TTGAAGTGGACTGGGCAGACAATGACCATTATTGATCCTGACACGAATGAACCTAGGAAAGCTTATTTATTTGTCGCTACACTCCCTTACAGTCAGTATAGCTATGTAGAAGTAACATCAGATATGAAACAAGAAAATTGGATTACTGCTCATGTTAATATGTTTCATTTTTTTGGTGGTGTTACACCGCTAGTTATCTGCGATAACTTAAAAATTGGGGTTATTAATCACCCGCGTAATGGAGAAGTTGTATTAAACACTCAATGTCGTGAACTGTCTGATTATTACAATACAGCCATTCTTCCTGCATAG
- a CDS encoding helix-turn-helix domain-containing protein, producing the protein MDKHKEILRYQNARLSQRQTAEVLGVSRNTVSKVIHAAKAIGLDWEKARSLTEQELEEKLFPKSQQETFQVMPDYEQLTQELRKSGVTKNYFWENI; encoded by the coding sequence ATGGATAAGCACAAGGAAATTTTGCGTTATCAAAATGCTCGATTGTCACAGAGGCAAACTGCAGAAGTTTTAGGCGTTTCAAGAAATACAGTTTCAAAGGTTATACATGCGGCTAAGGCGATAGGATTGGATTGGGAAAAAGCCCGCTCTCTTACTGAACAAGAGTTGGAAGAGAAGTTATTTCCAAAATCTCAACAAGAAACGTTTCAGGTAATGCCAGACTATGAACAGTTGACACAAGAGTTGAGGAAATCTGGCGTAACAAAAAACTACTTTTGGGAGAATATTTAA
- a CDS encoding alpha/beta hydrolase, with amino-acid sequence MMIKTWEIVNNTPFYIQEWVSKNHKQNILICPSVNHRSLSGIRFTATEIAKSLFNSGNNVTIFDYPHTGNSGVDIENLTYKKMLETCINVVKRFNSNYSLSYQVIIGLGAGNFLLDEIAEKFNITEVVYINPDVTAPTTFLKNVTNIDLEYIESKYELLVENGSDDIFTILDLAKPDEEIRMWDSICGPFYSGENESLGYGFIESLPCSLKWNNSKNITVYYWNELRNKDDFPFEAKKKKIGSFTKETYYLNSSLIYDRLIAELSAQFLVNFEIDNQNFALLRKDNYILNNSDGFDLVSTPMATDVLSGSLYIPKTIRKKNIVIFEHALANDSLGEYGSWHTLANKLKNAGYICYRYDHIGTGLSGGKFEQTLFSNYVQELERSLDFLKKQYSIPDSNIILISWSAGAITSLLAKKNLGEKLNGVIFWSPMLPICHSEGNQVKLIKRNKEFLFPLSPLWLSIDYLKEEKNIDIRKLYSQLTDTPQLLVTGELDNPLQYEVVLNSKKVVHKKIPNVGHCFSRSTIGTVIEYSKNWIEKNFD; translated from the coding sequence ATGATGATTAAAACTTGGGAAATTGTAAATAATACTCCTTTTTATATACAAGAGTGGGTTTCAAAAAATCATAAGCAAAATATATTAATTTGCCCCTCTGTAAACCACAGAAGTCTTTCTGGTATTCGTTTTACTGCCACTGAAATAGCTAAATCGTTATTTAATTCTGGAAATAATGTTACTATTTTTGATTATCCTCATACAGGAAATAGTGGGGTAGATATTGAAAATCTAACTTATAAAAAGATGTTAGAGACTTGTATTAATGTAGTTAAGCGTTTTAATAGTAATTATTCGCTTAGCTATCAAGTAATCATTGGATTAGGAGCAGGAAATTTTTTGCTAGATGAAATTGCTGAAAAATTTAATATTACAGAAGTAGTGTATATTAATCCAGATGTAACAGCACCAACTACATTTCTAAAAAATGTAACTAATATAGATTTGGAATATATTGAATCAAAATATGAATTGCTTGTCGAAAATGGATCTGATGATATATTTACAATTTTGGATTTGGCTAAACCGGATGAAGAAATTAGGATGTGGGACAGCATCTGTGGGCCCTTTTATTCAGGAGAGAATGAGAGTTTAGGCTATGGTTTTATAGAAAGCTTGCCTTGTTCATTAAAGTGGAATAATTCTAAAAATATCACAGTTTATTATTGGAACGAATTAAGGAATAAAGATGATTTTCCTTTTGAAGCCAAGAAAAAGAAGATAGGTTCCTTTACTAAAGAAACATATTATCTAAATTCTTCTTTAATATATGATAGGTTAATAGCAGAATTATCGGCACAATTTCTTGTTAATTTTGAAATTGATAATCAAAATTTTGCGCTGTTAAGAAAGGATAACTATATATTAAATAATAGTGACGGTTTTGATCTTGTTTCAACTCCAATGGCAACTGACGTGTTATCTGGTTCTTTGTACATTCCTAAAACAATCCGAAAAAAAAATATAGTTATTTTCGAACATGCACTAGCTAATGATTCTTTAGGAGAGTATGGTTCGTGGCATACTTTAGCTAACAAATTAAAAAATGCCGGTTATATTTGTTACCGATATGATCATATCGGTACAGGTTTGAGTGGTGGTAAGTTTGAACAGACTTTATTTTCTAACTACGTACAAGAATTAGAACGTAGCTTGGATTTTTTAAAAAAGCAATATTCAATTCCTGATTCTAATATAATTCTTATCTCTTGGAGTGCAGGAGCGATTACTTCATTACTTGCAAAAAAAAATCTTGGGGAAAAATTAAATGGAGTAATTTTTTGGAGTCCTATGTTACCTATATGCCATTCTGAGGGGAATCAAGTAAAGCTAATAAAAAGAAATAAGGAATTTCTTTTTCCGTTGAGTCCATTGTGGTTAAGCATTGACTACCTTAAAGAAGAAAAGAATATAGATATTCGCAAACTATATTCTCAACTAACAGATACACCTCAATTGTTAGTAACGGGAGAGCTCGATAATCCACTTCAATATGAGGTGGTACTAAATTCTAAGAAAGTCGTTCATAAGAAAATTCCAAATGTAGGACATTGTTTTTCTCGATCGACGATTGGTACAGTAATTGAATATTCTAAAAATTGGATTGAGAAAAACTTCGATTAA
- a CDS encoding acyl carrier protein — translation MITLETIKEKLENLINTEVLKVTKINKNIPFTDQGIDSLDIMMIYVHIEETFNISLEDIYTQEVVDFKGLSGYIYRKITHDD, via the coding sequence ATGATTACCCTTGAAACAATTAAAGAGAAACTCGAAAACTTAATTAATACAGAAGTATTAAAAGTCACAAAAATAAATAAAAACATTCCTTTTACTGATCAAGGAATTGATTCTTTAGATATCATGATGATATATGTTCATATTGAAGAGACTTTTAATATCTCATTAGAAGATATATATACACAAGAGGTGGTGGATTTTAAAGGATTATCAGGTTATATATATAGGAAAATAACACATGATGATTAA
- a CDS encoding glycosyltransferase family 2 protein, with the protein MIRIKISVIITAYNQKESLLATLNGFSNQSISRDDFEIVIVDDGSTDGTQNVSSDMIKKIVKTDYCKIFHTKNLGRACARNFGIKNSEGDYLIFCDGDRIPGRQFIREHIELLKKYDSVVSVGSPFDYYSKNIFNVSEESLEKYSRLPYYPKLVFNLLSSVDNLFYHDYYWVIMLIGNAAFSRDVIHQIGLFDERFNDWGFEHFEYGYRLWTKNILILPNKFAKNYHIPHKRNRNIEESIEKNLEILKTIHPDGDFNILKRLILSPESFQIDNK; encoded by the coding sequence ATGATCAGAATTAAAATAAGTGTGATAATCACTGCTTATAATCAGAAAGAGTCTTTATTAGCAACACTTAATGGGTTTTCAAATCAATCTATTTCGAGAGATGATTTTGAAATAGTTATTGTAGATGATGGATCCACAGATGGAACTCAAAATGTATCTTCCGACATGATAAAAAAGATAGTTAAAACAGATTATTGCAAGATTTTTCATACTAAAAATTTAGGTAGAGCTTGTGCAAGAAATTTTGGAATAAAAAATAGTGAAGGGGATTATTTAATTTTTTGTGATGGGGACAGAATCCCAGGTAGACAATTCATAAGAGAACATATAGAACTACTTAAAAAGTATGATTCGGTTGTTTCTGTAGGAAGTCCCTTCGATTATTACTCTAAAAACATATTTAATGTATCGGAGGAATCTTTGGAAAAGTATAGTAGACTACCCTACTATCCTAAACTTGTATTCAACTTGTTAAGTTCGGTGGATAATTTATTTTACCATGATTACTACTGGGTTATTATGTTAATTGGAAATGCAGCTTTTTCAAGAGATGTTATTCATCAAATAGGGCTTTTTGATGAAAGATTTAATGATTGGGGCTTTGAACATTTTGAATATGGATATAGATTATGGACTAAAAACATTCTTATTCTACCTAATAAATTTGCTAAAAATTATCATATTCCACACAAGCGAAACAGAAATATTGAAGAATCTATAGAAAAAAATCTTGAAATTTTGAAAACAATTCATCCCGATGGAGATTTTAATATTTTAAAACGATTAATTTTATCTCCTGAAAGTTTTCAAATTGATAATAAATAA
- a CDS encoding class I adenylate-forming enzyme family protein translates to MKKRVALIMDNSEKTIEYIIDSWNQNKCVVLIESLLSVDIITDQLRKAQVSECVIDKNLKERFTRNERVIAFFNAEKIDYKYCDNHAKYTFICQKIVDKFVPRYDKSDALILFSSGSSGIPKGVILSHFAININADNIISYLDLQKDDSVFITKSICHSSTMIGEVLVCLKNKTPIYIGAKQVSPLWQLRKVIELRTTIFFTNPKLLKIYIKILEKDKISISDIRKIYSSGSILTDSIKKKAKKIFVNAQIYNAYGLTECGPRVCVQTNKNDAMSVGYPIKDVSIKIIDSLGNYAAKGTIGEVCVKTPSIFSGYVDNSKKWITNDWLLTNDLGYFDMYNQLVIVGRKDNVVNINGYKILIERIENVFESCQEIDEAIVVPMNHNEIDYLVCIYSGIELDEISLKEKFSNILAAREIPRKFYYLNAVPINVNRKKDRKQAKKIVSALIHN, encoded by the coding sequence ATGAAAAAAAGAGTAGCATTGATAATGGATAATTCTGAAAAAACCATTGAATACATTATTGATAGTTGGAATCAAAATAAATGTGTTGTTTTAATTGAAAGTCTACTTTCGGTAGACATAATTACCGATCAACTTAGAAAAGCTCAGGTAAGTGAGTGTGTGATAGATAAAAATTTAAAGGAAAGATTTACACGTAATGAGAGAGTTATAGCATTTTTTAATGCCGAAAAAATAGACTACAAGTATTGTGATAACCATGCAAAGTATACATTTATTTGCCAGAAAATAGTAGATAAATTTGTTCCAAGATATGATAAAAGCGATGCCTTGATTTTATTTAGTTCGGGATCATCTGGAATTCCAAAAGGTGTAATACTGTCACATTTTGCTATTAATATTAATGCAGATAATATTATTTCCTACTTAGATCTACAAAAAGATGATTCTGTATTTATAACAAAAAGTATCTGTCATTCATCTACAATGATTGGAGAAGTCTTAGTTTGTCTGAAAAATAAAACACCAATTTATATTGGTGCAAAACAAGTGTCACCACTATGGCAACTAAGAAAAGTTATTGAGCTTAGAACGACGATATTTTTTACAAATCCAAAACTATTAAAAATATACATTAAAATACTAGAAAAAGATAAAATATCAATATCTGATATAAGAAAAATATATTCAAGCGGGTCTATTTTAACCGATTCTATTAAGAAAAAAGCTAAAAAAATTTTTGTGAATGCTCAAATATATAATGCATATGGATTGACTGAATGTGGACCTAGAGTTTGTGTACAAACAAATAAAAATGATGCAATGTCTGTTGGATATCCTATCAAAGACGTTTCAATAAAAATAATTGATTCCCTAGGAAATTATGCTGCTAAGGGAACAATTGGAGAAGTCTGTGTGAAAACTCCTTCAATATTTAGTGGTTATGTTGATAATAGTAAAAAGTGGATTACAAATGATTGGCTACTTACGAATGATCTAGGGTACTTTGATATGTATAATCAACTCGTTATAGTTGGGAGAAAAGATAATGTTGTTAATATTAATGGATATAAGATTCTTATAGAAAGAATAGAAAATGTATTTGAAAGTTGTCAAGAAATTGACGAGGCCATTGTTGTACCAATGAATCATAATGAGATAGATTACCTTGTATGTATATACTCTGGAATAGAATTAGATGAAATAAGCCTAAAAGAAAAATTTTCTAATATATTAGCTGCTAGAGAGATACCAAGAAAATTTTACTATTTGAATGCTGTACCTATTAATGTGAATAGAAAAAAAGATAGGAAACAAGCAAAGAAAATAGTTTCAGCGCTAATTCACAATTAG
- a CDS encoding aminoglycoside adenylyltransferase domain-containing protein, whose amino-acid sequence MDKHVLTNLNQLKKLFIQNLKENLVGIYIHGSIAYDCFNENFSDIDLIIVVRKEVTREQKISILKGILNLWDSFPKKGVEFSVVKEENCLDIKYPIPYELHFSENWLDIYKQNIELIINDDFKDDWDLVTYFKLLYSRGLVLYGPPIEKVFSSVPDYSYVKSIYIDIKGSEKELESAPESTILNLCRVLSFIYEGKILSKKESGEWCIEKKIINNVTEVYNIVQAYSGCNYMINSYEVNLSLYKQLFGKIEEFLSESREYKSIVTELT is encoded by the coding sequence ATGGATAAACACGTTTTAACAAATCTAAATCAATTAAAAAAGTTATTTATTCAAAACTTGAAAGAAAATTTAGTCGGTATATATATCCATGGGTCAATAGCATACGATTGCTTTAATGAAAATTTTAGCGATATTGATTTAATTATTGTTGTAAGAAAGGAAGTAACTAGAGAACAAAAAATTTCTATATTAAAGGGTATTTTAAATTTATGGGACAGCTTTCCCAAAAAAGGTGTAGAATTCAGCGTTGTTAAAGAAGAAAACTGTTTAGATATCAAGTATCCTATCCCATATGAGCTTCATTTTTCAGAAAATTGGCTGGATATATATAAGCAAAATATCGAGTTGATTATAAATGATGACTTTAAAGATGATTGGGATTTAGTAACTTATTTCAAGTTACTTTACAGCCGTGGACTAGTTTTATACGGACCACCTATAGAAAAGGTATTTTCTAGTGTTCCTGATTATTCATACGTAAAAAGTATTTATATCGACATTAAAGGTTCTGAAAAAGAATTAGAAAGTGCCCCTGAATCAACTATTTTAAATCTATGCAGAGTATTGTCTTTTATTTATGAAGGGAAAATTTTATCAAAAAAAGAGAGTGGAGAGTGGTGTATTGAGAAAAAAATTATAAATAATGTCACAGAAGTCTATAATATTGTCCAAGCCTATTCCGGATGCAACTATATGATTAACAGCTATGAAGTGAACTTATCTCTGTATAAACAATTATTTGGGAAAATAGAAGAATTTTTGTCTGAAAGTAGAGAGTATAAAAGCATAGTGACTGAACTGACATAG